The proteins below come from a single Streptomyces sp. B3I8 genomic window:
- a CDS encoding undecaprenyl-diphosphate phosphatase, producing the protein MSVINVGQAVVLGAVEGVTEFLPVSSTGHLKITEGLMGIPVDDDAVVGFSAVIQVGAIAAVLVYFFKDIVRIVSAWFRGLAHREERHNHDYKFAWWVIAATVPIVIVGLAAKPLIEGPLASLWVVAASLIVGSGVMWAADQMGRHKRGEDDTSFKDAMLVGTSQILALLFPGFSRSGATMSTALILDLDRVAATRLSFFLGIPALTGAGLYELKDALGAGVGVAPLAAGTIVSFVVAYASISWLLKFVAKHSFNAFVIYRIVVGVALMGLLGAGVLDS; encoded by the coding sequence ATGAGCGTCATCAACGTCGGTCAGGCCGTCGTCCTCGGAGCCGTCGAGGGGGTGACCGAATTCCTGCCCGTCTCCTCCACCGGCCATCTGAAGATCACCGAGGGACTGATGGGCATTCCCGTCGACGACGACGCCGTCGTCGGGTTCTCGGCCGTCATCCAGGTCGGCGCGATCGCCGCGGTGCTCGTGTACTTCTTCAAGGACATCGTGCGGATCGTCTCCGCCTGGTTCCGCGGCCTGGCCCACCGCGAGGAACGGCACAACCACGACTACAAGTTCGCCTGGTGGGTGATCGCGGCGACCGTGCCGATCGTGATCGTGGGCCTGGCCGCCAAGCCGCTGATCGAGGGGCCGCTGGCCTCGCTGTGGGTGGTGGCGGCCTCGCTCATCGTCGGCAGCGGGGTGATGTGGGCGGCCGATCAGATGGGCCGGCACAAGCGGGGCGAGGACGACACGTCGTTCAAGGACGCGATGCTGGTCGGCACCTCGCAGATCCTGGCACTGCTCTTCCCCGGCTTCTCCCGCTCCGGCGCCACGATGTCCACGGCGCTCATCCTCGACCTGGACCGCGTCGCCGCGACCCGTCTGTCGTTCTTCCTCGGCATCCCCGCGCTCACCGGTGCCGGCCTGTACGAGCTGAAGGACGCGCTGGGCGCCGGCGTGGGCGTCGCGCCGCTGGCCGCGGGCACGATCGTGTCGTTCGTGGTCGCCTACGCGTCCATCTCCTGGCTGCTGAAGTTCGTCGCCAAGCACTCCTTCAACGCATTCGTGATCTACCGCATCGTGGTGGGCGTGGCCCTGATGGGTCTGCTCGGCGCGGGTGTGCTCGACAGCTGA
- a CDS encoding DUF190 domain-containing protein translates to MTVPTRRALRLTVLVGECDTWHHKPVYAEIVHRAHAAGLAGASVFRGIEGFGASSVIHTSRLLSLGEDLPVAVVIVDAEDRVRAFLPRIEELLTDGLAVLDACEVLAPAWPDDRETGQPTGSIGTNRTEEGKNRS, encoded by the coding sequence ATGACCGTCCCCACCCGTCGCGCCCTGCGCCTGACCGTCCTCGTCGGCGAGTGCGACACCTGGCACCACAAGCCCGTGTACGCGGAGATCGTGCACCGGGCGCACGCCGCCGGCCTCGCCGGCGCGAGCGTGTTCCGCGGCATCGAGGGGTTCGGCGCCTCCTCGGTGATCCACACCTCCCGGCTGCTCTCGCTCGGCGAGGACCTCCCCGTGGCCGTCGTGATCGTGGACGCCGAGGACCGCGTACGGGCCTTCCTTCCCCGGATCGAGGAACTGCTCACCGACGGACTCGCCGTCCTCGACGCGTGCGAGGTGCTCGCCCCCGCATGGCCGGACGACCGGGAGACCGGGCAACCGACGGGCAGTATCGGGACGAATCGGACCGAGGAAGGTAAGAACCGTTCGTGA
- the crcB gene encoding fluoride efflux transporter CrcB — protein sequence MTVPHPERVDAGKSAHTTAPPVRRPPVRHGQGRAVAAVALGGGTGATARYAAGLLWPTPTGGFPWTTLWINVVGCAVIGVVMTLLAEVWAPHPLVRPFFGTGVLGGFTTFSTYAVDIERLLDAGRPRTGLAYLAATLFAALAAVWLAAAATYRLLSSTRRTR from the coding sequence ATGACGGTCCCGCACCCCGAACGTGTCGACGCCGGGAAGTCCGCGCACACCACCGCCCCTCCCGTACGCCGCCCGCCCGTCCGGCACGGTCAGGGCCGTGCCGTCGCGGCGGTCGCGCTCGGCGGCGGCACCGGAGCCACCGCCCGCTACGCCGCCGGCCTGCTGTGGCCGACGCCCACGGGCGGTTTCCCCTGGACCACCCTGTGGATCAACGTCGTCGGCTGCGCGGTGATCGGCGTCGTCATGACCCTCCTCGCCGAGGTGTGGGCCCCCCACCCCCTGGTACGGCCCTTCTTCGGCACCGGAGTGCTCGGGGGCTTCACCACGTTCTCGACCTACGCCGTCGACATCGAGAGGCTCCTCGACGCCGGCCGTCCCCGCACCGGCCTCGCCTACCTCGCCGCCACCCTGTTCGCGGCCCTGGCCGCGGTGTGGCTCGCCGCCGCCGCGACCTACCGCCTGCTGAGCTCGACCCGGAGGACCCGATGA
- a CDS encoding helix-turn-helix transcriptional regulator, whose translation MLKSPMGGGGIRRRILELLVDLDGATAPAVAVVLGITPDLARAHLGVLAAAGLLRAERVAGRTCYHRDEARIAEARDLFESGW comes from the coding sequence GTGCTGAAGTCACCCATGGGCGGCGGCGGAATCCGCCGCCGCATCCTGGAGCTGCTGGTGGACCTCGACGGCGCCACCGCCCCGGCCGTCGCCGTCGTCCTGGGGATCACCCCCGACCTCGCCCGCGCCCATCTCGGCGTCCTCGCCGCGGCGGGTCTGCTCCGCGCCGAGCGCGTCGCCGGGCGGACGTGCTACCACCGCGACGAGGCACGCATCGCCGAGGCCCGCGACCTGTTCGAATCCGGGTGGTAG
- a CDS encoding VOC family protein: MTGGVRTVIYPVNDLARAKKLFKALLETEPYADEAYYVGFKDSGQDIGLDPNGHARGMTGPVPYWHVSDIRARLTALREAGAEVLQDVQDVGGGKLIAFVKDADGNLLGLTEDPAGTTQS; this comes from the coding sequence ATGACCGGTGGAGTGCGGACCGTCATCTACCCCGTCAACGATCTCGCCCGGGCGAAGAAGCTGTTCAAGGCACTGCTGGAGACCGAGCCCTACGCCGACGAGGCGTACTACGTCGGGTTCAAGGACTCCGGGCAGGACATCGGGCTCGACCCCAACGGGCACGCCCGGGGAATGACCGGTCCGGTTCCCTACTGGCACGTCAGCGACATCCGGGCCCGGCTCACCGCGCTGCGGGAGGCCGGGGCCGAGGTGCTGCAGGACGTGCAGGACGTCGGCGGCGGAAAGCTCATCGCCTTCGTGAAGGACGCGGACGGCAACCTGCTGGGTCTCACCGAGGACCCGGCGGGCACGACCCAGAGTTAG